From a region of the Pirellulales bacterium genome:
- a CDS encoding sigma-70 family RNA polymerase sigma factor has translation MEIESEPNERQSKDLLILARDGDGNALGVLLDIYRHYLAVLARTQIGRRLQGKADASDLVQETLLEAHRHFRDFRGSSEGEFVAWLRSILAGLIANHVRRYLGTKRRDARLERTLAVELSDASGVMGAELAADVSSPSEQAVNHEASLQLANALEKLPDHYREVIMFRHLEGLPFAQVAERMGRTVESVEKLWVRALARLRQTLGASHE, from the coding sequence ATGGAGATCGAATCCGAGCCCAACGAGCGGCAATCGAAAGACTTATTGATTTTGGCTCGCGACGGCGATGGCAACGCCCTCGGGGTTTTGCTCGACATTTACCGGCATTATTTGGCAGTGCTGGCCCGAACGCAAATCGGCCGCCGCTTGCAGGGCAAAGCCGACGCTTCGGACTTGGTGCAAGAAACGCTGCTCGAGGCCCATCGGCATTTTCGAGATTTTCGTGGTTCGAGCGAAGGGGAATTCGTCGCCTGGTTGCGAAGCATTTTGGCGGGCCTGATCGCCAACCATGTGCGCCGCTATTTGGGCACCAAACGCCGCGATGCACGGCTCGAACGCACGCTGGCGGTCGAGTTGAGCGATGCATCGGGCGTCATGGGGGCGGAGCTGGCGGCCGATGTCAGTTCGCCGAGCGAGCAAGCGGTGAATCATGAAGCGTCACTACAACTTGCCAATGCGCTGGAAAAGCTTCCCGACCATTATCGCGAGGTGATCATGTTCCGGCATCTCGAAGGATTGCCATTTGCCCAAGTGGCCGAGCGGATGGGGCGGACCGTGGAAAGCGTCGAGAAGTTGTGGGTGCGGGCATTGGCCCGATTGCGGCAAACGCTGGGCGCGAGCCACGAATAA
- a CDS encoding serine/threonine-protein kinase — MADERPPRFDESSAVNSDDPRLVAAVREYMAALEKGSAPRRKDFLERHREIAADLSICLDGLEMVHSAAVKVRRRPTPPQLLGGVNASQPLGDFQIVREIGRGGMGVVYEAFQLSLGRRVALKVLPFAASLDPSRLERFRNEAQAAAQLHHSNIVPVYSVGIDRGVHFYAMQLIDGQALSSSIAEMRRSAGRTGVDPSATEPFAAGSRARSSADFTLAKRSGNGAASVAPSIDAGNAETRVRGSTVLSQERSKPNDYFRTVARLMHQAATALEHAHVMGVVHRDIKPGNLLLDQRNNLWVTDFGLAQFHTDAELTRTGDLLGTLRYMSPEQAAGGRVLLDHRTDIYSLGATMYESLTLEPIFEGADRNVLLRRIMEDEPRAPRSIDKNVPVELETIVLKGTAKVPGDRYPTAQQFADDLQRWLDDKPILARRPALAERVRRWGRRHRTVVSAAAVVLFLGLLGLAASAIVIAQEHAHTAAAYRSEMAAHQSEIKQREAAEASFQQARQAIDTFTELSEAELAAKPSLQQLRRKFLEKSLEYYNAFLKQRGSDPALTSELTAASERVARIVDELALLDQFAPLMLLDDPQVQDELNIPADRRSAIESLLTQLWEERERTRATDHSLATAPRASVTEELRSHGEKLFALLNQRQISRLKQIAWQQQGSAAFQSADIVAALDLTPEERTQINMIIERRRPPGPPEGRVDLSEPKRRPARDDGLEADEPRRGGRADHPRRAEPGEGALSDGPPGMKDGPPEENAGPPLGRRHDRPRFEGPPKPPATPPRKDCPPDCDDPRDRRPDESPEAFHERRTIELIVAVLTPVQQATWKNLIGPPFVQHRRGPPDPPRRLD, encoded by the coding sequence ATGGCCGACGAGCGCCCACCGCGGTTCGATGAATCGAGCGCGGTCAATTCCGACGATCCAAGGCTCGTGGCCGCGGTGCGGGAGTACATGGCCGCGTTGGAAAAGGGGTCCGCGCCGCGCCGCAAGGATTTTCTCGAGCGGCATCGCGAAATTGCCGCGGACCTGTCGATCTGCCTCGATGGTTTGGAAATGGTGCATTCGGCGGCGGTCAAGGTTCGCCGCCGGCCGACGCCTCCGCAATTGCTCGGCGGAGTGAATGCATCGCAGCCGCTCGGCGATTTTCAGATCGTGCGCGAAATCGGCCGCGGTGGGATGGGCGTGGTCTACGAGGCATTTCAATTGTCGCTCGGGCGGCGCGTGGCGTTGAAAGTGCTGCCGTTCGCGGCGTCGCTTGATCCGTCGCGGCTCGAACGTTTTCGCAACGAAGCGCAAGCCGCCGCCCAACTGCATCATTCGAATATCGTGCCCGTTTATTCGGTGGGAATCGATCGCGGCGTCCATTTCTATGCGATGCAATTGATCGACGGCCAGGCCCTTTCCTCTTCAATCGCCGAAATGCGGCGGAGCGCCGGGCGGACCGGCGTGGATCCGAGCGCGACGGAGCCCTTCGCTGCCGGCTCGCGGGCTCGAAGTTCGGCGGATTTCACACTGGCTAAGCGTAGCGGCAACGGAGCCGCGTCGGTTGCGCCGAGCATTGATGCGGGCAACGCTGAAACTCGCGTCCGCGGCTCGACGGTGTTGAGTCAAGAGCGATCGAAGCCGAACGATTATTTCCGCACCGTTGCCCGGCTGATGCATCAAGCGGCGACGGCGCTTGAGCATGCTCATGTGATGGGCGTGGTTCATCGCGATATCAAGCCAGGCAATTTGCTGCTCGATCAACGGAATAATCTGTGGGTTACCGACTTCGGCCTTGCCCAATTCCACACCGATGCCGAACTGACGCGGACCGGCGATCTGCTCGGCACGCTGCGCTATATGAGCCCCGAGCAGGCGGCAGGTGGTCGAGTGTTGCTGGATCATCGCACCGATATTTATTCGCTCGGAGCGACGATGTATGAATCGCTCACGCTCGAGCCGATTTTCGAGGGGGCCGATCGGAATGTGCTCCTCCGCCGGATCATGGAAGATGAGCCGCGCGCGCCGCGCAGCATCGACAAGAATGTTCCGGTGGAACTGGAAACGATCGTGCTCAAGGGGACGGCCAAGGTCCCCGGCGATCGCTACCCGACGGCTCAGCAGTTCGCCGACGATTTGCAGCGCTGGCTCGACGACAAACCGATCTTGGCTCGCCGGCCCGCGTTGGCCGAGCGCGTGCGGCGCTGGGGCCGGCGGCATCGCACGGTCGTGAGCGCGGCGGCGGTCGTGCTGTTTTTGGGTCTCCTCGGATTGGCAGCCAGCGCGATCGTCATTGCCCAAGAACATGCGCATACGGCGGCCGCTTATCGGAGCGAGATGGCCGCTCACCAGAGCGAAATCAAGCAGCGCGAGGCGGCGGAAGCGAGCTTCCAGCAAGCGCGCCAGGCGATCGACACATTCACCGAGCTGAGCGAAGCGGAGTTGGCTGCCAAGCCGTCGCTGCAGCAACTGCGGCGCAAGTTTCTCGAAAAATCGTTGGAATACTACAACGCGTTCTTGAAACAGCGCGGCAGCGATCCGGCACTGACTAGCGAACTGACGGCCGCTTCCGAGCGCGTGGCGCGGATTGTCGACGAACTCGCCCTGCTCGATCAGTTTGCCCCATTAATGCTGCTCGACGATCCGCAGGTGCAAGATGAGTTGAACATTCCCGCAGATCGTCGATCGGCGATCGAGTCGCTCCTGACGCAACTGTGGGAAGAGCGCGAGCGAACGCGGGCAACCGACCATTCGCTGGCGACCGCGCCGCGAGCATCCGTCACGGAAGAATTGCGTTCGCATGGCGAGAAGTTGTTTGCGCTGCTGAACCAAAGACAGATCAGCCGGCTGAAACAAATTGCATGGCAGCAGCAAGGATCGGCAGCGTTTCAGAGTGCGGATATTGTTGCCGCTCTCGACCTCACGCCGGAAGAGCGAACGCAGATCAACATGATTATAGAACGGCGGCGGCCGCCGGGACCGCCCGAGGGGCGCGTGGACTTAAGCGAACCGAAGCGCCGCCCAGCGCGAGACGATGGTCTCGAGGCAGACGAGCCAAGGCGCGGCGGACGGGCCGATCACCCGCGCCGCGCCGAACCCGGCGAGGGCGCTCTTTCCGATGGCCCGCCAGGCATGAAGGACGGGCCGCCCGAAGAGAACGCTGGGCCGCCGCTGGGCCGGCGCCACGATCGTCCGCGGTTCGAGGGGCCGCCGAAGCCGCCAGCAACGCCGCCGCGCAAAGATTGTCCGCCGGATTGCGACGACCCGAGGGATCGGCGTCCCGATGAATCGCCGGAGGCGTTTCACGAGCGACGCACGATCGAACTGATTGTCGCAGTGCTGACGCCGGTGCAGCAGGCCACGTGGAAGAATCTGATCGGCCCCCCGTTCGTGCAACATCGTCGCGGCCCACCGGATCCACCGCGCCGCCTTGATTGA
- the ndk gene encoding nucleoside-diphosphate kinase gives MERTFVMFKPDCVERRLVGRILERFEDKGFNVVAMKMLRITPELSKQHYAEHVQKPFYPALEKFVTGSPVVATVIEGLEAIRVVRDMLGATSGLKAAAGTIRGDFSSSRQMNLIHASDGPEAAQREIGLYFKPDEIFAYQPTITPWLRASDEG, from the coding sequence ATGGAACGCACGTTTGTCATGTTCAAACCTGATTGCGTCGAGCGCCGGCTCGTCGGACGGATCTTGGAGCGATTCGAAGATAAGGGATTCAATGTTGTCGCGATGAAAATGCTTCGGATCACTCCCGAGCTATCGAAGCAGCACTATGCCGAACACGTTCAGAAGCCATTCTACCCGGCTTTGGAAAAATTCGTTACCGGCAGCCCGGTCGTGGCCACGGTGATCGAAGGGCTGGAAGCGATCCGCGTTGTTCGTGATATGCTGGGCGCCACAAGCGGACTGAAGGCCGCGGCTGGCACGATCCGTGGCGATTTCAGTTCCAGCCGGCAGATGAACCTGATTCACGCGTCGGACGGTCCGGAAGCCGCCCAACGGGAAATCGGCCTGTATTTCAAGCCTGACGAAATCTTCGCCTACCAGCCGACCATTACACCCTGGCTGCGCGCTTCGGACGAAGGTTAA
- a CDS encoding UTP--glucose-1-phosphate uridylyltransferase, producing the protein MQPSLEEHLRYYDQHHLLTFWNELSPDERKMLAEQIRGIDFAELSRLFAGQEAATDWAALARRAEPPPAFRLPEHGEQSEFSPDEARMRGEAAFAAGEVGAILVAGGQGTRLGWSHPKGTYPIGPVSKAPLFQILFERLAAHGRRYGTRLPLYLMTSLATHQETVAYLDEHQRFGVVADDLRIFCQGQMPAVEASTGRVLLESAGRIALSPDGHGGMLAALATSGGLQDMQCRGLRHLFYFQVDNPLVPIGDPEFLGYHLLSGSEMSTLVVAKQRPKEKLGVLAAIDGQVRIIEYSDMPDDVAHERDASGGLRFWAGNTGVHFFEREFLERVQHSAAGLPMHLARKKVSCVAVDRDTSPGTRVEPDAPNAIKFERFVFDLLPEARHAIVVESDAARTFAPVKNGPGEPTDSPEAAQAAMIRLHTEWLRAAGAEVAPDVPVEISPLFALDAAELADKIRPGLRLTEPKYFC; encoded by the coding sequence ATGCAGCCGTCGCTCGAGGAGCATCTTCGATATTACGATCAGCATCACCTGCTGACCTTTTGGAACGAGCTGTCGCCGGACGAGCGTAAGATGCTGGCCGAGCAAATCCGCGGCATCGATTTCGCCGAGCTCTCGCGGCTGTTTGCGGGGCAAGAAGCTGCGACCGATTGGGCGGCGCTCGCGCGAAGAGCCGAACCGCCGCCCGCGTTTCGGCTGCCGGAGCACGGCGAACAATCTGAATTCTCGCCCGACGAGGCCCGCATGCGCGGCGAAGCGGCGTTTGCCGCCGGAGAGGTCGGCGCGATACTGGTTGCCGGTGGACAAGGCACGCGCCTCGGCTGGTCGCACCCGAAGGGGACCTATCCGATCGGGCCGGTATCGAAGGCTCCGCTCTTTCAAATTCTCTTCGAGCGATTGGCGGCGCATGGTCGGCGATATGGCACGCGGCTGCCGCTCTACTTGATGACCAGCCTGGCCACGCACCAGGAAACGGTCGCTTATCTTGACGAACACCAGCGATTCGGCGTCGTGGCCGACGATCTGCGCATTTTTTGCCAAGGCCAGATGCCGGCGGTCGAGGCGTCGACCGGCCGCGTGTTATTGGAATCGGCCGGCCGCATCGCGCTTAGCCCCGACGGCCATGGTGGAATGCTTGCGGCCCTTGCCACCAGCGGTGGATTGCAAGACATGCAGTGTCGCGGGCTGCGGCACTTGTTCTATTTTCAGGTCGATAATCCGTTGGTGCCAATCGGCGATCCGGAATTCTTGGGCTACCATCTTCTCAGCGGTTCGGAGATGTCGACCCTGGTGGTCGCGAAGCAACGGCCCAAAGAAAAGCTTGGCGTTTTGGCGGCCATCGACGGACAAGTGCGGATCATCGAATACAGCGACATGCCCGACGACGTGGCTCACGAGCGCGACGCGAGCGGCGGACTACGATTTTGGGCCGGCAACACGGGGGTGCATTTCTTTGAGCGCGAGTTTCTCGAACGAGTGCAACACAGCGCCGCGGGATTGCCGATGCATCTGGCGCGCAAAAAGGTGTCGTGCGTCGCGGTCGACCGCGATACTTCGCCGGGCACTCGCGTGGAGCCCGACGCGCCGAACGCGATCAAGTTCGAACGCTTCGTGTTCGACCTGTTGCCCGAAGCGCGGCATGCGATCGTGGTCGAATCCGACGCAGCCCGAACCTTTGCGCCGGTGAAGAATGGTCCTGGCGAGCCCACCGATTCGCCCGAGGCTGCGCAGGCGGCAATGATCCGGCTGCACACGGAATGGCTTCGCGCCGCCGGGGCCGAGGTCGCGCCCGACGTGCCGGTCGAAATCAGCCCGCTGTTTGCCCTTGATGCCGCCGAACTTGCGGACAAGATCCGGCCGGGTTTGCGGCTGACGGAGCCAAAGTACTTTTGTTAG
- a CDS encoding mannose-1-phosphate guanylyltransferase — MLHAVIMAGGSGTRFWPESRAAWPKQLLPLSGTRSLIQDTVDRLGQLVPPERILIVTAARLVEAVRGQLPELPAAAVIGEPCKRDTAPCIGLAAFRISRGDSDATLAVMPADHAILPAQALRDAIHCAADLVDRQPERIVTFGIKATYPAESFGYIERGEPVELPVEPASGAACLAFEVARFKEKPPAAVAREYLASGNFYWNSGIFVWKARTILAALEQHQSELFGRLRAIAAADGTSEFQATFEREFAAIRGISIDYAIMERAPDVVVIEAPFTWDDVGSWQAMARLRGVDTQNNTIAADPHIAVNTSGTILRSVDRHLIAAVGLKDMIVVHTPDATLVASRHDEEAIRQVVKQLEERGWTEYL; from the coding sequence ATGTTGCATGCCGTAATCATGGCCGGCGGATCGGGAACTCGGTTTTGGCCGGAAAGCCGTGCCGCATGGCCGAAGCAGTTGCTGCCACTCTCCGGAACGCGGTCGCTGATTCAAGACACGGTGGATCGGTTGGGCCAACTCGTGCCGCCGGAGCGAATCTTGATCGTCACGGCAGCGCGGCTGGTCGAAGCGGTGCGAGGCCAATTGCCCGAACTCCCCGCCGCGGCCGTGATCGGCGAACCGTGCAAGCGCGACACGGCGCCATGCATCGGCTTGGCCGCATTCCGCATCAGCCGCGGCGATTCCGATGCGACGCTCGCCGTGATGCCGGCCGATCATGCCATTCTGCCCGCCCAAGCGCTGCGCGATGCGATCCACTGCGCCGCGGACCTGGTCGACCGCCAACCGGAACGGATTGTCACCTTCGGAATCAAGGCGACCTATCCGGCCGAAAGTTTTGGCTACATCGAGCGAGGCGAGCCGGTGGAATTGCCCGTCGAGCCAGCGAGTGGCGCGGCTTGCCTCGCGTTCGAAGTCGCGCGGTTCAAAGAAAAACCGCCGGCCGCCGTGGCGCGAGAGTATTTGGCCTCGGGTAATTTTTATTGGAACTCGGGCATTTTTGTCTGGAAGGCCCGCACGATTCTCGCCGCGCTCGAGCAGCATCAGTCCGAGCTATTCGGCCGACTGCGCGCGATCGCGGCCGCCGACGGCACGAGCGAATTCCAAGCCACGTTCGAGCGGGAGTTTGCCGCGATCCGCGGCATTTCGATCGATTATGCCATCATGGAGCGTGCGCCGGATGTCGTTGTGATCGAAGCCCCGTTCACGTGGGACGACGTCGGAAGCTGGCAGGCAATGGCTCGGCTGCGCGGAGTCGATACGCAGAATAATACGATCGCCGCCGACCCACACATTGCCGTCAACACCAGCGGCACGATCCTCCGTTCGGTCGACCGGCATCTGATCGCGGCCGTCGGGCTGAAAGACATGATCGTCGTTCACACCCCCGATGCCACGCTCGTTGCCAGCCGTCACGATGAAGAAGCAATCCGGCAGGTTGTAAAGCAATTGGAAGAACGCGGCTGGACGGAATATTTGTAG
- the ruvX gene encoding Holliday junction resolvase RuvX, with amino-acid sequence MSANLQNWPGRLAAVDYGTVRIGVAITDPERRWVNPLANYTRRDTAADAEWFRKLAVEERIVRFVVGLPLHLDGRESQKSIEAQEFGRWLTETTGVPVVYFDERFTSSEAEHLLAGAKMTKKRRKARLDKLAAHILLSAYLEAGQPESQEPRGLD; translated from the coding sequence ATGTCGGCAAATCTGCAAAACTGGCCCGGTCGATTGGCGGCGGTGGATTACGGCACCGTGCGGATCGGTGTTGCAATTACCGATCCTGAGCGGCGGTGGGTGAATCCACTGGCGAACTACACGCGGCGCGATACCGCCGCTGATGCCGAATGGTTTCGTAAGCTGGCTGTCGAAGAACGAATCGTGCGGTTCGTCGTTGGCTTGCCGCTGCATCTCGATGGTCGGGAGAGCCAGAAATCGATCGAGGCCCAAGAATTCGGACGCTGGTTAACCGAGACGACGGGCGTGCCGGTGGTGTATTTCGACGAGCGATTCACGTCGTCCGAAGCGGAGCATCTTTTGGCCGGCGCGAAGATGACCAAGAAACGCCGCAAGGCTCGTCTCGATAAGCTGGCCGCTCATATTCTGCTCTCGGCCTATCTCGAAGCCGGCCAACCGGAATCGCAGGAGCCGCGCGGATTGGACTAG
- a CDS encoding MBL fold metallo-hydrolase, whose translation MLQRKPVFPHVIEINHQAGQRLGCNVYLVYDANAWLLIDVGFQDTADEILELIRQLDFPLSQCQTIIATHADVDHIQGLARFKQALKTSVTGHRLCAETLARGDRIKTFAEIEAQNIHMEMPPVETEHLVDDGERIAVGSLSLEVWHTPGHTDSQLSFRLGDLLFSGDNIYRDGCVGAIDAHHGSDIPAFIRSLERIRGSDVKWLLPSHGPIFRKDNALLDRAIERLKTYLHMADFGTCAIDWPLLEQWDIELAEGRLPA comes from the coding sequence ATGTTGCAGCGTAAGCCAGTTTTTCCACATGTGATCGAGATCAACCACCAAGCTGGACAACGGCTGGGGTGCAATGTCTACCTTGTTTACGACGCCAATGCGTGGCTGCTGATCGATGTCGGCTTTCAAGACACGGCCGACGAAATCTTGGAGCTGATCCGGCAGCTTGATTTCCCGCTGTCGCAATGCCAGACGATCATCGCCACGCACGCCGATGTCGACCATATCCAGGGCCTCGCCCGTTTCAAGCAAGCGTTGAAGACGAGCGTCACCGGCCACAGGCTGTGCGCTGAAACCTTGGCTCGCGGCGATCGCATCAAAACGTTTGCCGAAATCGAAGCTCAAAATATCCACATGGAAATGCCTCCGGTCGAAACGGAGCACTTGGTCGACGATGGAGAGCGGATCGCGGTCGGAAGCCTAAGCCTCGAAGTGTGGCACACGCCGGGACACACCGATAGCCAACTGTCGTTTCGCCTGGGCGACCTGCTGTTCAGCGGCGACAATATCTATCGCGATGGCTGCGTCGGAGCGATCGATGCTCATCATGGCAGTGATATTCCGGCATTCATCCGCTCGCTCGAGCGAATTCGCGGCAGCGATGTGAAATGGCTATTGCCAAGCCACGGTCCGATCTTCCGCAAAGACAACGCCCTGCTGGATCGGGCGATCGAGCGGCTGAAAACGTATCTGCACATGGCCGATTTCGGCACCTGCGCGATCGATTGGCCGCTATTGGAGCAATGGGACATCGAGTTGGCAGAAGGCCGGTTGCCGGCCTGA